A single Ignavibacteriales bacterium DNA region contains:
- a CDS encoding ABC transporter ATP-binding protein, protein MDNEKIIEVSGLSKEFKELTAVNNLTLNVYKGDVFGFLGPNGAGKSTTIRMLLSLIRPTRGTIKLFGLPLETHRNEILRRIGAIVEKPDFYGYLSAYRNLEILGSISGCDTSKKRIMEILELVGLEKRYKSKVKTYSHGMKQRLGIAQALLHDPDLIILDEPTTGLDPQGMKEIRDLIIHLSRDKKKTIFLSSHILYEVELVANRMVILNKGTTVIEGAVQDLLDATHLNVVFEVDDVVKAENILRDKFPSVPIDSITIDKILLRSSKEDIAPINKAFIENGLAVSEISPRKSLEEYFLKLTEVSAK, encoded by the coding sequence TTGGATAACGAAAAAATAATTGAAGTAAGCGGGCTCAGCAAAGAATTTAAAGAGCTGACCGCGGTGAATAACCTCACCTTAAATGTATATAAGGGGGATGTATTCGGATTCCTCGGCCCTAACGGAGCCGGTAAAAGCACAACAATCCGGATGCTTCTTTCCCTCATCAGACCAACCCGCGGAACAATAAAGCTGTTTGGTCTTCCGCTCGAAACACACCGGAACGAGATTCTCAGAAGAATCGGAGCCATTGTTGAGAAGCCGGATTTTTACGGCTATCTCTCAGCTTACCGTAACCTTGAAATACTCGGCAGTATATCCGGCTGTGATACATCTAAAAAGAGAATCATGGAAATCCTGGAACTGGTCGGGCTGGAAAAAAGATACAAAAGCAAAGTAAAAACCTATTCACACGGAATGAAGCAGAGGCTCGGCATCGCTCAGGCACTCCTGCATGATCCTGACCTGATTATCCTTGATGAACCCACTACAGGGCTTGACCCTCAGGGGATGAAAGAAATCCGTGATTTAATCATCCACCTCAGCCGTGATAAAAAGAAAACCATTTTCCTTTCATCGCATATTCTTTATGAAGTGGAATTAGTTGCCAACCGTATGGTTATCCTGAATAAAGGGACTACCGTGATTGAAGGAGCGGTTCAGGATCTTCTTGACGCCACTCATCTTAATGTTGTTTTTGAAGTGGATGATGTAGTGAAAGCAGAAAATATTTTACGGGATAAGTTTCCCTCAGTACCGATTGATTCGATAACAATCGATAAAATCCTGCTCAGAAGCAGCAAGGAGGATATAGCCCCGATTAACAAAGCATTTATTGAAAACGGTCTGGCGGTTTCTGAAATCAGTCCGAGGAAATCCCTTGAGGAGTATTTCTTAAAACTTACGGAGGTATCAGCAAAATGA
- a CDS encoding ABC transporter permease subunit translates to MMTLLRIELFKIFSKWRSYIGFIAIGVLVPVIQIDLMLRGQQYLDFLTQNLQQNFVFVGNFLNGYLIGNLVLNALLLQIPFLITLVAGDLLAGEATAGTYRMLLTRPVSRTKVIVSKFLAGIIYTNIILLWLALISLGLSIIIFGTGELIVISETITIFAKDDIVWRFMLAYGYAALSMSVVTALGFMFSSLVENAIGPIVATLAIIIVFLILQSINLEFFAFIRPYLFTAYLHKWRIFFTEPVDYSELGTAISVMLGHIAAFFLITLYIFKKKDIQS, encoded by the coding sequence ATGATGACACTGCTCCGTATCGAACTATTTAAAATTTTCAGCAAGTGGCGCTCATATATAGGGTTCATTGCCATAGGTGTGCTGGTGCCTGTTATTCAGATAGATCTGATGCTTCGCGGGCAGCAGTATCTGGATTTCCTGACACAGAACCTTCAGCAGAATTTCGTGTTCGTGGGGAATTTCCTTAACGGATATCTCATCGGAAATCTTGTCCTGAATGCACTCCTGTTACAGATTCCGTTTCTTATTACTCTGGTTGCCGGTGATTTGCTCGCGGGTGAGGCCACAGCAGGTACTTACAGAATGCTGCTCACAAGACCTGTCTCACGTACTAAAGTAATTGTATCTAAATTTCTGGCAGGAATCATTTACACAAATATCATTCTCTTGTGGCTTGCGCTTATAAGTCTCGGCCTGAGCATCATTATCTTCGGAACGGGAGAACTGATTGTGATAAGTGAAACCATAACCATTTTTGCAAAGGATGATATTGTCTGGCGCTTTATGCTTGCCTATGGTTATGCCGCCCTGAGTATGAGTGTGGTGACCGCACTCGGCTTCATGTTCTCTTCGCTGGTTGAGAATGCAATCGGGCCGATTGTAGCTACACTTGCGATCATTATTGTGTTTCTCATTTTACAGAGCATTAATCTTGAGTTCTTTGCTTTCATCCGGCCTTATCTGTTTACGGCATATCTGCACAAATGGCGGATATTCTTCACCGAGCCGGTTGACTATTCGGAACTTGGCACAGCAATTTCAGTAATGCTCGGGCATATTGCCGCATTTTTCCTTATCACCCTTTATATCTTCAAAAAGAAGGATATACAAAGCTGA
- a CDS encoding DUF1207 domain-containing protein, whose translation MTLLPPVPLKSVLLLLLALSFFRTEAQTPEKGWVLLPEGLNFLPLRGNAQEAKMGVLYYFATSNLKVDMGNSIDILGYHKPFGGEGFISAGAEFMAYAYSTSYKGYRLQIDAIDGFFGGNVTYRIPRGKNTDYWRFRYIHNSAHLVDGAFDMSTLWWKENRLPIPYTRDFAEVIYAPVIDYSPAQVRYYGGGSYSVLRRPDELKRASFIAGAEYHHPELFGTFMNQPVNFFLILNTNITGLPKYTLSTQAQAGVKFGRWSEKGVLFYLSYFTGNDVFSEYYAQRVSRLGIGFTVDFPG comes from the coding sequence ATGACATTACTCCCCCCGGTTCCGTTAAAAAGTGTACTACTATTACTCCTGGCTCTCTCATTCTTCCGGACAGAGGCCCAGACTCCTGAAAAAGGCTGGGTGCTGCTCCCCGAAGGACTGAATTTTCTTCCGCTCAGAGGAAACGCTCAGGAAGCAAAGATGGGGGTGCTTTATTACTTTGCCACCTCTAATCTCAAAGTGGATATGGGAAACTCGATTGACATTCTGGGTTATCACAAGCCTTTTGGAGGAGAGGGCTTTATTTCAGCCGGGGCGGAATTCATGGCTTATGCCTACTCAACCAGCTATAAGGGATACAGGCTTCAGATTGATGCAATTGACGGCTTTTTCGGAGGAAATGTGACTTACCGGATACCTCGCGGCAAAAACACCGACTACTGGCGCTTCCGGTACATTCATAACAGCGCGCACCTTGTGGATGGCGCTTTTGATATGAGCACGCTCTGGTGGAAGGAAAACCGGCTCCCGATTCCCTACACCCGCGATTTTGCAGAAGTTATTTATGCCCCTGTTATAGATTATTCCCCGGCTCAGGTGCGCTATTACGGCGGCGGAAGCTATTCTGTGCTCAGGAGACCTGATGAACTGAAAAGAGCTTCATTTATCGCAGGAGCCGAATATCATCATCCGGAACTGTTTGGCACATTCATGAACCAGCCGGTTAATTTTTTTCTGATTTTGAATACCAATATTACCGGATTGCCAAAATACACTCTTTCAACCCAGGCGCAGGCGGGGGTTAAGTTTGGCAGATGGAGCGAAAAAGGAGTCCTCTTTTACCTCTCCTATTTTACCGGAAACGATGTTTTTAGTGAATATTATGCTCAGCGGGTCAGCCGGTTAGGCATTGGATTCACGGTAGATTTCCCCGGATAA
- a CDS encoding peptidylprolyl isomerase codes for MPKLKRFIFLVLSGIILYGCSPEHSKIVVATYGDSQITMAEFEKAYAKNSGGTDKAKDDSLAAYKNFLDLYVNFSMKLKDAGRRGYDADKEMQAELLDYKKKVGVTYIQEKLLIEPKLLELYNMRKTEYKVSHIMIRPDSTGDEAARKKAEEVIAKYRAGQSFETLAEEYSDDTYSKKQGGDIYYITAGTIIPEFEDPVYETKVGEIYPSAVKTKYGYHIIKVTEIRERIPQVKASHIMVDFFDADGNADSAAAKAKIDSIYQLVLNGADFAELARQHSEDQGTARNGGDLGFFERRMMVKEFDETAFNLLPGQVSNVVKTGYGYHIITVTERKPYPTFEEDKENLKRIYKNTRYERDYSKLIADLKVKYNYTVNEAVVDEVAKKADSTRVNDEFRNADWPELKAKPILSFGTIQVSVNEFMETLMPLPEFANRLINRLLIEEGLRKFSGDRVIEIDALNLEQTNSDFADLMADYKNGIYIFKLQDQEVWSKIELDSTRLYAFWEKSRDKYRFENRVEFAEIFSKSDSVISVYHQMLKNGENFDSLAAKFTERPGFKEKAGRFQLLNVNSSQQSTEAWKLSNEGEFSAPFQVTGGYSIVKLIRKDPAREKTFEEARAEVSGAFQEEESKRLERSYIESLEKDFKPVKHYEKLESAFKGSTN; via the coding sequence ATGCCCAAGTTAAAAAGATTCATTTTCCTCGTTTTGTCAGGAATCATCCTTTACGGCTGCTCCCCTGAACACTCGAAGATTGTCGTAGCGACATACGGTGATTCTCAGATAACCATGGCTGAATTCGAAAAAGCGTACGCCAAAAATTCCGGCGGTACCGATAAGGCAAAGGATGATTCCCTTGCCGCTTACAAAAACTTCCTCGATCTCTACGTTAACTTCAGCATGAAGCTGAAGGATGCCGGAAGAAGAGGGTATGATGCTGATAAGGAAATGCAGGCCGAACTGCTCGACTATAAAAAGAAAGTCGGCGTTACGTATATTCAGGAGAAGCTCCTGATTGAACCGAAACTGCTCGAGCTCTATAATATGAGAAAAACCGAGTATAAAGTCAGTCACATTATGATCCGTCCTGACAGCACCGGTGATGAAGCAGCCCGCAAAAAAGCTGAAGAAGTGATAGCAAAATACCGCGCAGGTCAGTCCTTTGAGACTCTTGCTGAAGAATATTCTGACGACACATATTCCAAAAAACAGGGAGGAGATATATATTATATCACCGCCGGAACCATCATCCCGGAGTTTGAAGATCCTGTGTATGAAACAAAAGTCGGCGAGATTTATCCCTCAGCAGTGAAAACCAAATATGGTTATCATATAATTAAAGTTACCGAGATTCGTGAGAGAATTCCGCAGGTTAAAGCAAGCCACATTATGGTTGATTTTTTTGATGCTGACGGCAATGCAGATTCAGCTGCAGCAAAAGCCAAAATTGACAGTATCTATCAGCTCGTGTTAAACGGTGCTGATTTTGCTGAACTGGCACGCCAGCACTCTGAAGATCAGGGAACTGCCCGCAACGGCGGTGATCTCGGATTCTTTGAAAGAAGAATGATGGTTAAAGAGTTTGATGAAACTGCTTTTAACCTTCTCCCGGGCCAGGTTTCAAATGTTGTTAAAACCGGTTACGGATACCACATTATTACGGTAACTGAACGCAAACCTTACCCCACATTTGAAGAGGATAAGGAAAATCTGAAACGCATTTACAAGAATACACGCTATGAGCGTGACTACAGCAAACTGATTGCTGACCTGAAAGTGAAATATAACTATACGGTTAATGAAGCGGTAGTCGACGAAGTTGCCAAAAAAGCAGACAGCACCCGCGTTAATGATGAATTCCGCAATGCTGACTGGCCGGAACTGAAAGCCAAGCCGATTCTCAGCTTCGGTACCATTCAGGTTTCTGTAAATGAATTCATGGAAACTCTTATGCCGCTGCCTGAGTTTGCCAACCGCCTGATCAACCGCCTTCTGATAGAAGAAGGGCTCAGAAAATTCAGCGGTGACCGTGTTATTGAAATTGATGCTCTTAATCTTGAGCAGACCAACAGTGATTTTGCCGATCTGATGGCTGACTATAAAAATGGTATATATATCTTTAAACTGCAGGATCAGGAAGTCTGGAGCAAGATCGAACTTGACAGCACCCGCCTTTATGCATTCTGGGAGAAATCACGCGATAAATACCGTTTTGAAAACCGTGTTGAGTTCGCTGAAATCTTTTCAAAGTCTGACTCGGTTATCAGCGTTTATCATCAGATGCTGAAGAACGGCGAGAACTTTGACTCGCTGGCGGCTAAGTTTACCGAACGCCCCGGTTTTAAGGAGAAAGCTGGCAGATTCCAGCTGCTGAACGTGAACTCATCACAGCAGTCAACTGAAGCCTGGAAGCTTTCTAATGAGGGCGAATTCAGTGCACCATTCCAGGTTACTGGCGGCTACTCGATTGTTAAGCTGATCAGAAAAGATCCTGCACGTGAAAAAACCTTTGAAGAAGCCCGTGCCGAAGTAAGCGGCGCTTTCCAGGAAGAAGAAAGCAAGCGTCTTGAGAGAAGTTATATTGAATCTCTTGAAAAAGATTTTAAACCGGTTAAACACTACGAAAAACTTGAATCTGCATTCAAAGGCAGTACTAACTAA
- a CDS encoding S8 family serine peptidase, translated as MKNRFWIVLSVILLTSALAAQQGSEKLTPGMKARIADNSPGTSHLVWIYFTDKGDISVFKQGDYTPVSPKSLERRKKVTAPGTLPYDESDLPVNSLYISRLEQSGIQIKHISRWFNAVSAYATAAQLQYIQSLPFVKLADPVALLKKPARIQEDEPVSLLKQPDGVYVFNYGNSFAQLNQIKVPEVHNLGITGQGVTIAVMDAGFNRLSHESFNTMNIIAKWDFVNNDPGVGDSTDMGYGGHGTQTLSTIGGFKEGQLIGPAFSSAYILAKTENTDSETPIEEDNWIAAAEWADSIGADVFSTSLGYIGFDAPYPSYTWQSMDGNTARITIGADLAVKKGIVVLNSAGNEGFHSTQNTLGAPSDGDSVIAVGAVGSTGNRSSFSSVGNTVDGRTKPDIMARGSSVTVASTSSNTGYTTSSGTSFSCPLAAGVAALVLSANPTLTPMQVRDALRNTASNAAAPNREMGWGIVNALSAISYFVTPVEGWSMRASYISGRLNLEWQTTSESNNYGFEPEYSFDRLNWQSAGFVEGAGTTMQARVYNFSILLNTTASKIFVRIKQIDLGGSFRYMNEIEIDNILPAEFALLQNYPNPFNPSTRMKADIPEAGNLNIEIYTVTGERAMVLFNGAVAPGQFSADFTPADLPAGIYLARAVFQGVSGQKVSQTTKMTYLK; from the coding sequence ATGAAGAACAGATTTTGGATTGTTCTTTCAGTCATACTGCTCACCTCTGCACTTGCCGCGCAGCAGGGAAGCGAAAAACTAACCCCCGGCATGAAAGCCCGTATTGCTGATAACAGCCCCGGCACAAGCCATCTTGTCTGGATTTATTTTACTGATAAAGGAGATATATCCGTCTTTAAGCAGGGGGACTATACTCCTGTTTCCCCGAAATCTCTTGAACGGAGAAAAAAAGTAACCGCGCCAGGCACGCTTCCTTATGATGAAAGCGATCTGCCGGTGAATTCACTCTATATAAGCCGTCTTGAGCAGAGCGGAATTCAGATTAAGCATATCAGCCGCTGGTTTAACGCGGTATCCGCTTATGCCACTGCCGCTCAGCTTCAGTATATACAATCGCTTCCGTTTGTGAAACTTGCGGATCCTGTAGCTCTTCTGAAAAAACCAGCACGCATCCAGGAAGATGAACCCGTTTCATTATTGAAACAGCCGGATGGAGTGTATGTGTTCAATTACGGCAATTCATTCGCTCAGCTGAACCAGATAAAAGTTCCGGAAGTGCACAACCTCGGCATCACCGGCCAGGGTGTTACCATCGCGGTTATGGATGCCGGTTTTAACCGTCTGTCGCACGAATCATTTAATACGATGAATATCATTGCCAAATGGGACTTCGTAAACAATGACCCCGGCGTCGGGGACTCAACGGATATGGGCTACGGCGGACACGGCACACAGACGCTCTCAACCATCGGCGGATTTAAGGAGGGACAGCTGATCGGTCCGGCATTCTCATCAGCATATATACTGGCGAAAACTGAAAACACCGACTCCGAAACTCCTATAGAGGAAGATAACTGGATAGCCGCTGCCGAATGGGCTGACAGTATCGGTGCGGACGTCTTCTCCACGTCGCTTGGGTATATCGGTTTTGATGCACCTTACCCTTCATACACCTGGCAGAGTATGGACGGCAACACAGCGCGCATTACCATAGGTGCAGATCTTGCAGTTAAAAAAGGAATTGTAGTGCTGAACAGTGCCGGCAATGAAGGATTTCATTCAACACAGAATACACTTGGTGCTCCTTCAGACGGAGACAGTGTTATAGCAGTCGGAGCAGTCGGAAGCACAGGCAACCGCTCCTCTTTCAGCAGTGTTGGCAACACCGTTGACGGACGCACCAAACCGGATATCATGGCCAGAGGAAGTTCGGTAACCGTGGCTTCTACATCTTCAAATACCGGATATACAACTTCAAGCGGCACATCGTTTAGCTGCCCTCTGGCAGCAGGTGTTGCTGCGCTGGTGCTCTCAGCGAACCCTACGCTCACCCCGATGCAGGTACGTGATGCTCTCAGAAATACTGCATCCAACGCTGCTGCGCCTAACCGTGAAATGGGTTGGGGTATAGTGAATGCTCTCTCCGCAATATCCTATTTTGTTACTCCGGTTGAAGGCTGGAGCATGCGAGCTTCATATATATCAGGCCGGCTGAACCTGGAATGGCAGACCACATCAGAAAGTAATAACTATGGTTTTGAACCGGAGTATTCGTTTGACCGTCTGAACTGGCAGTCCGCAGGATTTGTTGAGGGTGCCGGAACGACCATGCAGGCGAGAGTTTATAATTTTTCCATTCTGCTGAACACCACAGCATCAAAAATCTTTGTAAGAATAAAGCAGATTGATCTTGGCGGCTCATTCCGCTATATGAACGAAATAGAGATTGATAATATCCTTCCGGCTGAGTTTGCTCTGCTCCAGAATTATCCGAATCCGTTTAATCCCTCAACCCGGATGAAGGCGGATATTCCAGAGGCGGGAAACCTGAATATTGAGATCTATACCGTGACAGGTGAACGTGCAATGGTTCTCTTTAACGGAGCAGTTGCCCCGGGACAGTTCTCAGCTGACTTTACCCCTGCCGACCTTCCCGCAGGCATCTATCTCGCAAGAGCGGTATTTCAGGGAGTCTCAGGCCAAAAGGTAAGTCAGACAACAAAAATGACGTACTTAAAATAG
- the metG gene encoding methionine--tRNA ligase: MNGEKILVTAALPYANGKIHLGHLGGAYLPADIFVRYKRLTGADVLFICGSDEHGVPITITADKEGVKPKVIIDRFHYANKEAFEKFGMDFDIYSRTSIEKHHQVAKEFFLEYHKNGLLSERKTQQFYDEKAGMFLPDRYVEGVCPNCGYESARSDECENCGALYDPNTLINPVSKITGERPVLKETSHWYFPLEKFQERLESYIKESDEKYGWKENVLQYCRGWLKGGLRERAYTRDLDWGVAVPLENSQGKVLYVWFEAVLGYISATMQLSEDRGTPDLWKEYWQNPDTKYTAFIGKDNVVFHTIIFPAMLMAWNDVHSDKYILPANVPANEFLNYESKKFSKSRGWGVELEEFLADFSADSLRYALALSLPEARDTDFLWKDFQARHNNELSDILGNLVNRTLTFIHKNFEGKLPAPGELNDRDREILAVAAGYPQKISDLIERYRLKDAALEMMNLARITNKYFNDSEPWKTVKSDRTACGTTLFVSSKLILTIAEIFSPVIPEIAKRIFEFYSAKPVVWSACGDFPLEPGLELKTPEILFKKIEDSQLDKYLSQLTPKDETPALPEDPEITIDDFSKVKLRTAKVLEAENVPKSEKLLKLQVEVGGVKRQIVSGIAKYYKPEELIGKSVVIVANLKPAKLMGLESRGMILAVENEEGKLDVVETAKNIKSGTIVK; the protein is encoded by the coding sequence TTGAACGGTGAAAAAATACTGGTAACTGCCGCTCTTCCTTATGCCAACGGAAAAATACACCTTGGGCATCTGGGGGGGGCATACCTTCCTGCTGATATATTTGTACGCTACAAACGCCTTACAGGGGCAGATGTCCTTTTTATCTGCGGCTCTGATGAACATGGCGTGCCCATCACTATTACAGCCGATAAAGAAGGCGTTAAGCCGAAAGTTATTATTGACCGTTTTCATTACGCCAACAAAGAAGCATTTGAAAAATTCGGGATGGATTTTGATATCTACTCCCGCACCAGCATCGAAAAACATCATCAGGTCGCAAAAGAGTTTTTTCTGGAGTATCATAAAAACGGACTTCTGAGTGAACGCAAAACCCAGCAGTTCTATGATGAAAAAGCCGGGATGTTCCTTCCTGACCGCTATGTTGAAGGAGTCTGCCCCAACTGCGGCTACGAAAGTGCCAGAAGCGATGAATGTGAAAATTGCGGCGCTTTGTATGACCCCAATACTCTGATTAATCCTGTTTCAAAGATAACCGGTGAACGTCCGGTGCTGAAGGAAACATCTCACTGGTATTTCCCTCTGGAAAAGTTTCAGGAGCGGCTGGAGTCATATATAAAAGAATCAGACGAAAAATACGGCTGGAAAGAAAATGTTCTCCAATATTGCCGGGGATGGCTCAAAGGCGGACTGAGGGAAAGAGCATATACACGCGATCTGGACTGGGGTGTGGCAGTTCCCCTTGAAAACTCCCAGGGCAAAGTGCTTTACGTTTGGTTTGAAGCCGTGCTGGGTTATATCTCTGCCACCATGCAGCTATCAGAAGACCGAGGCACTCCTGATCTCTGGAAAGAATACTGGCAGAATCCGGACACCAAATACACTGCCTTTATAGGAAAGGATAATGTAGTCTTTCACACCATCATCTTCCCCGCGATGCTGATGGCATGGAATGATGTCCACTCGGATAAATATATACTGCCGGCGAACGTTCCAGCGAACGAGTTCTTGAATTACGAATCAAAAAAGTTTTCAAAGAGCCGCGGATGGGGAGTTGAACTTGAAGAATTCCTCGCTGATTTCAGCGCCGACTCACTTCGCTATGCGCTTGCCCTTTCGCTGCCTGAAGCACGTGATACTGATTTCCTCTGGAAGGATTTCCAGGCACGGCATAATAACGAACTTTCTGATATACTCGGGAATCTGGTTAACAGAACCCTCACCTTCATTCATAAAAACTTTGAAGGTAAACTTCCCGCGCCGGGTGAACTGAATGATCGTGACAGGGAAATCCTTGCCGTTGCCGCCGGTTACCCTCAGAAGATTTCTGACCTTATAGAGCGTTACCGGCTAAAAGATGCAGCGCTTGAGATGATGAATCTGGCCCGGATTACGAATAAATATTTCAATGATTCGGAACCCTGGAAAACGGTAAAGTCTGATAGAACCGCCTGCGGTACAACGCTCTTTGTCAGTTCAAAACTTATTCTCACCATAGCCGAGATTTTCAGTCCTGTTATACCGGAAATTGCCAAACGGATTTTTGAATTCTATAGCGCAAAACCGGTCGTCTGGTCTGCCTGCGGAGATTTCCCCCTTGAGCCAGGTCTTGAACTGAAAACCCCGGAAATTTTATTTAAGAAGATTGAGGACTCCCAGTTGGATAAATATCTCAGCCAGCTAACTCCAAAAGATGAAACACCGGCACTGCCGGAAGATCCTGAAATCACCATTGATGATTTCAGCAAGGTTAAACTGAGAACCGCAAAAGTGCTTGAGGCGGAAAATGTGCCCAAGAGTGAAAAACTTCTTAAACTGCAGGTAGAGGTGGGGGGAGTTAAACGACAGATTGTTTCCGGGATTGCAAAATATTACAAACCGGAAGAACTCATTGGTAAAAGCGTGGTGATTGTTGCTAATCTGAAGCCGGCCAAACTGATGGGACTTGAATCACGGGGGATGATTCTTGCTGTTGAAAATGAGGAGGGAAAACTCGATGTTGTGGAGACAGCTAAAAATATTAAATCAGGTACCATCGTAAAATAA
- a CDS encoding peptidylprolyl isomerase has protein sequence MKKLLILLFLSLAASLPAQDVIDKIVAIVDNEVILKSELDFQVNMVANQRKLDPSNPNLRTQVLNAMIEEKLLYAQALLDSIVVSEEEVRRQIDYQIETIISQVGSKEKVEQMYGMTMEKIRREIRDNVRKEILVNRMQEKKFGMIESSRREVEEFFTKFKDSLGVIPEKVKLSHIFRNPQTSATLKQKYFDLAKAILDSIKAGADFSEMAKKYSEDPGSAAAGGDLGYVKRGVFYPEFESAAFALEVNELSDIVESPVGYHIIQLMDRRGESISTRHILIKIKADSEADLDAIDFLTSVRDSVLKGHGKFSDFARKYSDDPETKDFGGALGTFYMEQLDKNLLDIVTKTKEGDISYPKRINVSQINYGYHIVWIEQRIPQHKPDLDIDFTDLKKLSDEYKKQRLYAEFVSELKSKIFWEIKI, from the coding sequence ATGAAAAAGTTACTGATTCTTCTCTTCCTCTCACTTGCAGCAAGTCTGCCGGCTCAGGATGTTATTGATAAAATTGTCGCTATTGTTGATAATGAAGTTATCCTCAAAAGCGAACTGGATTTCCAGGTTAATATGGTCGCAAATCAGCGCAAACTTGATCCCTCGAATCCAAATCTCCGTACACAGGTCCTGAATGCAATGATTGAGGAAAAGCTGTTGTATGCTCAGGCACTGCTTGATTCCATTGTGGTAAGCGAAGAAGAGGTTCGCCGCCAGATTGATTACCAGATTGAAACCATCATCTCGCAGGTTGGTTCAAAGGAAAAAGTTGAGCAGATGTATGGCATGACCATGGAAAAGATTCGCCGCGAAATCAGAGATAATGTCCGCAAGGAAATTCTGGTTAACCGGATGCAGGAAAAGAAGTTCGGCATGATCGAATCTTCCAGAAGAGAAGTTGAGGAGTTTTTTACAAAGTTCAAAGATAGTCTCGGGGTAATTCCGGAGAAGGTAAAACTCTCTCATATATTCCGCAATCCCCAGACCTCAGCCACTCTTAAACAGAAATACTTTGATCTGGCAAAAGCAATACTTGATTCCATCAAAGCCGGAGCGGATTTCTCCGAAATGGCGAAGAAATATTCTGAAGACCCCGGCAGTGCAGCAGCAGGCGGAGACCTTGGCTACGTAAAGCGCGGTGTGTTCTATCCTGAATTTGAATCAGCAGCTTTTGCACTTGAAGTAAACGAACTTTCTGATATTGTAGAATCACCAGTCGGATATCACATCATACAGCTTATGGACCGCCGCGGTGAATCTATAAGCACGCGCCACATCCTGATTAAGATTAAAGCGGACAGCGAGGCTGATCTTGATGCTATTGATTTTTTAACCTCTGTACGTGACAGTGTTCTCAAGGGACATGGTAAATTTTCCGATTTTGCCCGTAAGTATTCTGATGATCCTGAAACAAAAGATTTCGGCGGTGCATTAGGCACATTCTATATGGAGCAGCTTGATAAAAATCTTCTTGACATAGTAACCAAAACAAAAGAAGGTGACATCAGTTACCCGAAACGTATTAATGTCAGCCAGATTAACTACGGTTACCATATCGTCTGGATTGAGCAGAGGATTCCCCAGCATAAGCCCGATCTTGATATTGACTTCACCGATCTTAAAAAACTTTCTGATGAATATAAAAAGCAGCGTTTGTATGCTGAATTTGTGTCTGAACTGAAATCAAAAATCTTCTGGGAAATTAAAATCTGA